A single region of the candidate division WOR-3 bacterium genome encodes:
- a CDS encoding DUF362 domain-containing protein: MKEVSRRDFLKYVGVGALGLVAKPQLLSAFDRKLWPTLAASDVVQCFHDGATSGSTVNEAVVQMMVDESIMALAGVRNVGEAWKTIFPGITDASIIGIKVNCASGQCPTRPETVRCLCNGLAQMDVGGSQFKKNNIIVWERTNSELNVAGFTKYTGSDPDTVRCFGSNESGVGFDTDTTLVVASSSNQNPSKILSKMIDYEINAAVLKTHAAAKLTLTLKNHYGSVHNASGLQHTSSCSPAIPSLNQQIRDVITPNAKDKLFFIDGLFAMYSGGPSGPPNFNPKLLLMSKDPVACDKQGQNVINAERALHSLPALDAPWLPVAAEPPYSLGSLDINLIELNNVGVGESARLVTGQGLFAVSPEPVRDRATVTFTVLRPGPVSLELLDAAGRTEARLFAGTLRQGTHNVNWHTTRQLAAGTHLLRLNSGGATRVRKVLVVN; encoded by the coding sequence ATGAAGGAAGTATCAAGACGTGATTTCCTGAAGTACGTCGGCGTCGGCGCCCTCGGCCTCGTCGCGAAACCGCAGCTCTTGTCCGCGTTCGACCGCAAGCTGTGGCCGACGCTCGCCGCGAGCGACGTGGTCCAGTGCTTCCACGATGGCGCGACCAGCGGCAGCACCGTCAACGAGGCGGTCGTGCAGATGATGGTAGATGAGTCGATCATGGCCCTGGCTGGCGTCCGCAACGTCGGCGAGGCCTGGAAGACCATCTTTCCCGGCATCACCGATGCCAGCATCATCGGCATCAAAGTGAACTGCGCGAGCGGGCAGTGCCCGACGCGGCCCGAGACGGTCCGCTGCCTCTGTAACGGGCTGGCGCAGATGGACGTCGGCGGCTCGCAGTTCAAGAAGAACAACATCATTGTCTGGGAGCGGACGAACAGCGAGCTCAACGTGGCCGGGTTCACGAAGTACACCGGTTCGGATCCGGACACGGTCCGCTGTTTCGGCAGCAACGAGTCGGGCGTCGGCTTCGATACGGATACGACCCTGGTGGTCGCGAGCAGCTCAAACCAGAACCCGAGCAAGATACTGAGCAAGATGATCGACTACGAGATCAATGCCGCGGTGCTGAAGACCCACGCGGCTGCCAAGCTGACGCTGACGCTGAAGAACCACTATGGCTCGGTCCACAACGCCTCCGGGTTGCAGCACACCAGCAGCTGCTCGCCGGCAATTCCCTCGCTCAACCAGCAGATCCGCGACGTCATCACGCCCAACGCCAAGGACAAGCTCTTCTTCATCGACGGCCTGTTCGCGATGTACTCGGGCGGGCCGAGCGGGCCGCCCAACTTCAACCCCAAGCTGCTGTTGATGAGCAAGGACCCCGTTGCCTGCGACAAGCAGGGACAGAACGTCATCAACGCCGAGCGCGCGCTCCACAGCCTTCCGGCGCTCGACGCGCCGTGGCTACCGGTCGCGGCCGAACCGCCCTACAGCCTCGGTTCGCTCGACATCAATCTCATCGAGTTGAACAACGTCGGCGTCGGTGAGTCCGCCAGGCTGGTTACCGGTCAAGGCTTGTTCGCTGTTTCACCGGAGCCGGTGCGGGACCGCGCCACAGTCACGTTCACCGTCTTGCGCCCGGGCCCGGTGTCGCTGGAGCTGCTGGATGCCGCTGGCCGGACCGAGGCGCGCCTCTTCGCCGGCACGCTCCGCCAGGGCACGCACAACGTCAATTGGCACACGACCCGACAACTGGCCGCCGGCACTCACTTGCTCCGGCTGAACAGCGGCGGCGCCACCCGGGTACGCAAAGTGCTGGTTGTGAACTAG
- a CDS encoding DUF362 domain-containing protein, translating to MKDVSRRDFLKYVGVGALGLVAKPQLLSAFDRKLWPALDASDVVQCFHDGATSGSTINEPVVQMMVDESIMALAGVRNVGEAWKSIFPGITQSSIVSIKACNGNGAIPTHPAVVRCMIDGLARMDVGGSNFPKNNIIVWEDHDSQLTQAGFTIYDGSDPDTVRCFGTDHSGVGYDSGVTLNINGTSANPSKILSQMSDYVINAATLRTHNLSDVTVSLKNHYGSVNARQHTNKCSPALPALSQQIRDVITPNNIQKLFVVDGLFGLYSGGPSGAPNFNPKLLLMTRDTVACDAQAQNVINAERALHSLPALDADHIRVAADPPYNLGSLDINLIELNNLGVGETGRPAADDGLFAVSPEPVRNRATVTFTVSRPGPVSLELLDAAGRTETRLFAGTLRPGRHSVTWHTTRQLAAGTHLLRLNGAGAIRTRNVLIVK from the coding sequence GTGAAGGACGTATCGAGGCGTGATTTCCTGAAGTACGTCGGCGTCGGCGCCCTCGGCCTCGTCGCGAAACCGCAGCTCCTGTCCGCGTTCGACCGCAAGCTGTGGCCGGCGCTCGACGCCAGCGACGTGGTCCAGTGCTTCCACGATGGCGCGACCAGCGGCAGCACCATCAACGAGCCGGTCGTGCAGATGATGGTGGACGAGTCGATCATGGCCCTGGCCGGCGTCCGCAACGTCGGCGAGGCCTGGAAGTCGATCTTCCCCGGCATCACGCAGTCCAGCATAGTCAGCATCAAGGCCTGCAACGGCAACGGCGCCATCCCGACCCATCCCGCGGTCGTGCGCTGCATGATTGACGGCCTGGCCCGGATGGACGTCGGCGGCAGCAACTTCCCGAAGAACAACATCATCGTCTGGGAGGATCACGATTCGCAGTTGACCCAGGCCGGCTTCACGATCTACGACGGCAGCGACCCGGATACGGTGCGCTGCTTCGGGACTGACCATTCCGGCGTCGGCTACGACAGCGGCGTGACCCTCAACATCAACGGCACCTCTGCGAATCCGAGCAAGATCCTCAGTCAGATGAGCGACTATGTGATCAACGCCGCGACCCTGCGCACGCACAACCTGTCCGACGTGACAGTGAGCCTGAAGAACCACTACGGTTCGGTCAACGCCCGCCAGCACACGAACAAATGCAGTCCGGCCCTGCCGGCGCTCAGCCAGCAGATTCGGGACGTCATCACGCCCAACAACATCCAGAAGCTCTTCGTGGTGGACGGCCTGTTCGGGCTCTATTCCGGGGGGCCGAGTGGCGCGCCCAACTTCAATCCCAAGCTGCTGCTGATGACCCGGGACACGGTGGCCTGCGACGCCCAGGCCCAGAACGTGATTAACGCCGAGCGCGCGCTCCACAGCCTGCCCGCGCTCGACGCGGACCATATCAGAGTGGCGGCAGACCCGCCCTACAACCTCGGGTCGCTCGACATCAACCTCATCGAGCTGAACAACCTCGGCGTCGGCGAGACCGGTCGACCGGCTGCCGACGACGGCCTGTTCGCTGTCTCGCCCGAGCCGGTGCGGAACCGCGCCACAGTCACTTTCACCGTCTCGCGCCCGGGCCCGGTGTCGCTGGAGCTGCTGGACGCCGCTGGCCGGACCGAAACGCGACTTTTCGCCGGCACCCTCCGCCCGGGCAGGCACAGCGTCACCTGGCACACGACCCGACAGCTGGCCGCGGGTACTCACCTGCTCCGCCTGAACGGCGCCGGCGCCATCCGGACTCGCAACGTGCTGATTGTGAAGTAG
- a CDS encoding four helix bundle protein, whose translation MADTYRDLRAWQKAFSLSLDVYRATKCFPKSEVYGLAAQMQRAAVSIPSNIAEGFGRRTTPDFLRSLYIAYGSICELQTQIMLATELGYIKSNTSVSLLQSAGDVERLTKAFIRALERKRAQL comes from the coding sequence ATGGCTGACACGTACCGGGATCTGAGGGCCTGGCAGAAGGCGTTTTCCCTCAGCCTCGACGTCTACCGTGCGACGAAGTGCTTCCCGAAGTCGGAAGTCTACGGCCTTGCTGCCCAGATGCAGCGGGCTGCGGTTTCAATACCATCGAACATCGCCGAGGGATTCGGCCGACGCACGACCCCCGATTTCCTGCGATCCCTCTACATAGCCTACGGCTCCATCTGCGAGTTGCAGACACAGATTATGCTCGCCACCGAGCTCGGGTACATCAAGAGCAACACGAGCGTCAGCTTGCTTCAGTCTGCCGGCGATGTCGAGAGGCTGACCAAGGCGTTCATACGCGCTCTGGAACGGAAACGCGCACAGCTCTAG
- the tatC gene encoding twin-arginine translocase subunit TatC, whose product MTFLDHLEELRKRIFYSLIALGVTAVVAFFFSQQVLDLLTRSVPKLVFLAPAEAFVVQLKVALTTGVFLAAPVIFYQFWRFVRPALQKHEVKYISAAVSVCSLLFVAGVAFAYLVVVPISMRFLLGFETPKLQAMISISEYVGTVGAFLLACGVIFQLPVIMFFMTKLGVITPKLLMKNQRIAVVLVFIAAAILSPPDVFSQILMAVPLLALFELGVVASYLAKARRSAGG is encoded by the coding sequence GTGACCTTCCTCGACCACCTGGAAGAACTCCGCAAGCGCATCTTCTACTCGCTCATCGCGCTGGGCGTGACCGCGGTTGTCGCGTTCTTCTTCTCGCAGCAGGTGCTTGATCTGCTTACCCGGTCCGTGCCGAAGCTGGTGTTCCTCGCCCCGGCCGAAGCATTCGTCGTTCAGCTCAAGGTGGCCCTGACCACCGGCGTTTTCCTCGCCGCGCCGGTTATCTTCTACCAGTTCTGGCGGTTCGTCCGGCCGGCGCTGCAGAAGCACGAGGTGAAGTACATCTCCGCGGCGGTGAGCGTCTGCTCGTTGCTCTTCGTGGCCGGGGTCGCGTTCGCCTACCTGGTAGTCGTGCCGATATCGATGAGATTCCTGCTCGGCTTTGAGACGCCCAAGCTGCAGGCAATGATCTCCATCAGCGAGTACGTCGGCACGGTCGGCGCGTTCCTGCTTGCCTGCGGAGTCATCTTCCAACTGCCGGTGATAATGTTCTTCATGACCAAGCTCGGGGTTATCACCCCGAAGCTGCTGATGAAGAACCAGCGCATAGCGGTCGTGCTCGTCTTCATCGCCGCTGCGATCCTGAGCCCGCCCGACGTGTTCAGCCAGATCCTGATGGCGGTTCCGCTGCTCGCGCTGTTCGAATTGGGCGTGGTCGCTTCCTACCTGGCCAAAGCCCGCCGCAGCGCGGGGGGCTGA
- a CDS encoding DUF362 domain-containing protein yields MRDNLVGSESHTSLGSAGSARFHGGTLREVSRRDFLKYVGVGALGLVAKPQLLSAFDRKLWPTLDASDVVQCFHDGATSGSTINEPVVQMMVDESIMALAGVRNVGEAWKSIFPGITDTSIIGIKVNCINSAHKTNPAVVRCICNGLAQMDVGGSQFKKNNIIIWDRTNNELTNGGYTKYTGSDPDTVRCFGTNESGYGYDSGLTFNVNGSSQNPSKILSQTIDYLIDAAVLRTHGSAVLTLSMKNHYGSVHSPGTLQHSSGCSPAIPSLNQQIRDLITPNNIQKLFFIDGLFAMYSGGPGGSPNFNPKLLLMSKDPVACDKQGQNVINAERALHSLPPLDAPQLPTAAAPPYNLGSLDINLIELNNVGVGEAGQPVPDDVAFSVSPDPLRNRATVTFGVSRRGPVSLDLVDAAGRIEARLFAGTLPKGRHSVDWRTGQGLARGTHFLRLNRAGATRVRKVTVVN; encoded by the coding sequence ATGCGGGATAATCTAGTCGGTAGTGAGTCCCATACCAGTCTCGGCAGCGCCGGATCAGCCCGGTTTCACGGAGGAACATTGAGAGAAGTATCAAGGCGTGATTTCCTGAAGTACGTCGGCGTCGGCGCCCTCGGCCTCGTCGCGAAACCGCAACTCTTGTCCGCGTTCGACCGCAAGCTGTGGCCGACGCTCGACGCGAGCGACGTGGTCCAGTGCTTCCACGATGGCGCGACCAGCGGCAGCACCATCAACGAGCCGGTCGTGCAGATGATGGTGGACGAATCGATCATGGCCCTGGCTGGCGTCCGCAACGTCGGCGAGGCCTGGAAGTCGATCTTCCCCGGCATCACCGATACCAGCATCATCGGCATCAAGGTCAACTGCATTAACTCGGCGCACAAGACCAATCCTGCGGTGGTTCGCTGCATCTGCAACGGGCTGGCGCAGATGGACGTCGGCGGCTCGCAGTTCAAGAAGAACAACATCATTATCTGGGACCGGACGAACAACGAGCTGACCAACGGCGGCTACACCAAGTACACCGGCTCCGACCCGGACACCGTCCGCTGCTTCGGCACCAACGAATCCGGCTACGGATACGATTCCGGGTTGACGTTCAACGTCAACGGTTCCAGTCAGAACCCGAGCAAAATCCTGAGTCAGACAATTGACTACCTGATTGATGCAGCGGTGCTGCGCACCCACGGCTCGGCCGTGCTCACGCTCAGCATGAAGAACCACTACGGCTCGGTCCACAGCCCCGGCACTCTCCAGCACTCCAGCGGCTGCAGCCCGGCCATTCCCTCCCTGAACCAGCAGATCCGTGACCTCATAACGCCGAACAACATCCAGAAACTCTTCTTCATCGACGGCCTGTTCGCGATGTACTCCGGCGGGCCGGGCGGCTCGCCCAACTTCAACCCCAAGCTGCTGCTGATGAGCAAGGACCCGGTTGCCTGCGACAAGCAGGGACAGAACGTCATCAATGCCGAGCGCGCGCTCCACAGCCTGCCCCCGCTGGATGCGCCCCAGCTGCCCACCGCGGCGGCGCCGCCCTACAACCTCGGGTCTCTCGACATCAACTTGATCGAGCTGAACAATGTCGGTGTCGGCGAGGCGGGCCAGCCGGTCCCGGACGACGTCGCCTTCTCGGTCTCTCCCGACCCGCTGCGGAATCGCGCTACGGTCACCTTCGGCGTGTCGCGCCGCGGCCCGGTGTCGCTCGACCTCGTGGATGCGGCAGGCCGCATCGAAGCGCGGCTGTTCGCCGGCACGCTCCCGAAGGGCAGACACAGCGTTGACTGGCGTACCGGGCAGGGCCTGGCCCGGGGCACGCACTTCCTCCGGCTCAACCGTGCCGGCGCGACGCGTGTCCGCAAGGTAACCGTCGTCAACTAG
- a CDS encoding twin-arginine translocase TatA/TatE family subunit, with the protein MFGVNWQEVLLIVLIVLLLFGAKRIPEVMRSLGRGVRELKQGMKEIDKAEPAEDKKDDQGPKAD; encoded by the coding sequence GTGTTCGGAGTGAACTGGCAGGAAGTACTGCTCATTGTCCTCATTGTCCTGCTTCTGTTCGGGGCCAAGCGGATCCCGGAAGTGATGCGCTCCCTCGGCCGAGGCGTGCGCGAGCTCAAGCAGGGAATGAAGGAGATTGACAAAGCCGAGCCTGCAGAAGACAAAAAGGACGACCAGGGGCCGAAGGCGGACTGA
- a CDS encoding DUF362 domain-containing protein, which produces MGNEMNRRDFLKTGIGIAAAALLPKALLGAVPGKDAGPVVAVARGNKAKLVGGALDLLGGMGRFVKPGDKVCIKPNFSFAANSECGATTSAEITRQVVQLCLAAGAARVVLFDYPIQEAALCIERSGMNSALVDKEKVSLLALSKERQFADTTIPSGKELKSARVAKVVLESDKFINLPTAKSHSATGVSLGMKGLMGLIWDRGALHQMNLHQAIADLASLVKPDLTIIDATRALTSGGPGGPGKTVALDMVIAGTDPVAVDSYAVGITQWYNKSFAGKSVKHIVAAAEMGLGEIDTAKMDIKQATV; this is translated from the coding sequence ATGGGAAACGAAATGAACCGCCGCGACTTCCTCAAGACCGGGATCGGCATCGCCGCGGCTGCGCTGCTGCCCAAAGCACTGCTCGGAGCCGTCCCCGGTAAGGACGCCGGCCCGGTTGTGGCTGTGGCTCGCGGCAACAAAGCCAAGCTCGTCGGCGGAGCGCTCGACCTGCTCGGCGGGATGGGCAGGTTCGTGAAGCCCGGCGACAAGGTCTGCATCAAGCCCAACTTCTCCTTCGCCGCCAACAGCGAATGTGGCGCGACTACGAGCGCTGAAATCACCCGGCAGGTCGTGCAGCTCTGCCTCGCCGCCGGCGCTGCGCGCGTCGTCCTCTTCGACTACCCGATCCAGGAAGCGGCGCTCTGCATCGAGCGGAGCGGCATGAATTCCGCCCTGGTGGACAAGGAGAAGGTCAGCCTCCTCGCCCTCAGCAAGGAGCGCCAGTTCGCGGATACGACCATACCCTCCGGCAAGGAGCTGAAGTCCGCCCGGGTAGCCAAGGTCGTGCTCGAGTCCGACAAGTTCATCAACCTGCCGACCGCCAAGTCCCACTCCGCGACCGGCGTCAGCCTCGGCATGAAAGGGTTGATGGGCCTGATCTGGGACCGGGGTGCTCTCCACCAGATGAACCTGCACCAGGCAATCGCCGACCTGGCCTCGCTCGTCAAGCCTGACCTGACGATAATCGACGCTACCCGGGCCCTGACCAGCGGCGGTCCGGGAGGGCCGGGCAAGACCGTGGCTTTGGACATGGTCATCGCTGGCACCGATCCGGTAGCGGTCGACTCGTATGCCGTAGGCATCACCCAGTGGTACAACAAGTCGTTCGCCGGCAAGAGCGTCAAGCACATCGTCGCGGCGGCCGAGATGGGCCTGGGCGAGATCGACACGGCGAAGATGGACATCAAGCAGGCTACGGTCTGA